The sequence GACTCTGGCAAAACCCTTATCTACGAAAGTTCCGATTGCGGAGAAACGTGGGAGGAAATTGCCGTGGTTAGATCCGCGTTCTGGTCCAATCTCTTTGTTCACGAGGGTTGCTTGTATTTGATGGGGACGACTCATCATCACGGTCTTGTCGTGATTCGCCGCAGCGATGACGGCGGGCACACTTGGTCGATTCCAGCAACGCCTGAGACCGGACTGCTGACGCCCTACGGACAATTTCACACGGCTCCGGTTCCGATGCTGATTCATCGAGGACGGATTTGGCGATCCATAGAAGATGCTACGGCGAGCACGAGTTGGGGGGTGCGGTACAACCCGATGATTATGTCGGCACCCTTGGGGGCGGATTTGCTCCGTCAGGATAGCTGGTCGTTCAGTCAGATTTTCCGTCAGGAGTCTGACTGGTTGAAGGGGAGTTTTGGTGGTTGGCTCGAGGGGAATGTCCTGGCTTTGCCGGATGGTCGGATCGCCAACCTACTTCGTGTGGATATTGATCAAGGAGGAGTGGCAGCTTTGGTAACCTTGGGTTCGGACGGAAAGAGTCTGAGATTCGATCCGGATCGGGATTTCGTAGATTTCCCCGGAGGCGCTACCAAATTTACGGTGCGAAAAGATCCTGTCACTGGAAGCTACTGGGGTCTCGTGAATGCAGTCCCTTCTCATCATGCAAAGGATCTGCCCCGTCATACTTTTATCCGAAATACTCTCTCCCTTCTCTATTCCGAGGATGGGCGTCAATGGGAGTTGCGTTCGACCGTCCTCTATCACCCGGAAGCGAAGCGACACGGATTTCAATATGTGGATTGGCTCTTCGAGGGAGAAGACATTCTGGCCGTAAGTCGAACCGCCTGGGATGACGCGAGCGGTGGGGCTCCCAACCAGCATGATGCCAATTTTCTGACCTTTCATCGCATTCGTGATTTTCGTTCACTGAATCCCGAGAACGATTCGGAAATATTTTCGACCAACGGAGATTCGTCGAAATCCATTTGCATCTGATTTACGTCCGCGATCTCCAAGATTTGAATTCACCTAACCTCCTATTCCCCTATGCATTTTCCATCTCTTCCCCGTCTCTCGTTTTCTGCTTTTGCCGTGTTGATCTCTCTTGGCGGTGCGACCCTACTTTTCGGAGACAATCCGGCCATTGAGCCTGCCCCGCGCAATACCTGGATGGACCAGCATAATCGCTTGTTGCAAGTGGTGGAGCGAACTCCTGAGGCGCCTCTGATCTTTGTGGGGGATTCGATCACGCGAAATTGGAACAGTCGTGGGAGAGATGTTTGGAAAGAGCGCTACGCCGATCTCCCCGCGATCAATCTGGGGATCAGTGGGGATAAGACAGAAAATATTCTTTGGCGTCTTCAGCACGGGGCTTTGGAGGGTTTGAGTCCCAAGGCGGTCGTGGTGATGGCGGGGACGAATAATATTCATCGGGACGATGCTGAACAAATAGCGGAAGGTGTGGAGGCAATCGTAGACGAAATTCTAGAGCGTTGTCCGGACGGTCACATTCTTCTTATCGGGATTTTCCCCCGCAGCTCGAACCCTCGGGCTCCAGAGCGTGTTAAAATCAAGGAGGTCAATTCGACGATTGCGGGGTTGGCGGCCGAGCCTCGGGTCGAGTTTCTCGATATCGGAGACTTGCTGCTGAATGAGGACGGATCGATGGACC is a genomic window of Puniceicoccus vermicola containing:
- a CDS encoding GDSL-type esterase/lipase family protein — translated: MHFPSLPRLSFSAFAVLISLGGATLLFGDNPAIEPAPRNTWMDQHNRLLQVVERTPEAPLIFVGDSITRNWNSRGRDVWKERYADLPAINLGISGDKTENILWRLQHGALEGLSPKAVVVMAGTNNIHRDDAEQIAEGVEAIVDEILERCPDGHILLIGIFPRSSNPRAPERVKIKEVNSTIAGLAAEPRVEFLDIGDLLLNEDGSMDRELFPDSLHPLSEGYVIWANAMAPQLDEWIGQP
- a CDS encoding sialidase family protein, coding for MDSGKTLIYESSDCGETWEEIAVVRSAFWSNLFVHEGCLYLMGTTHHHGLVVIRRSDDGGHTWSIPATPETGLLTPYGQFHTAPVPMLIHRGRIWRSIEDATASTSWGVRYNPMIMSAPLGADLLRQDSWSFSQIFRQESDWLKGSFGGWLEGNVLALPDGRIANLLRVDIDQGGVAALVTLGSDGKSLRFDPDRDFVDFPGGATKFTVRKDPVTGSYWGLVNAVPSHHAKDLPRHTFIRNTLSLLYSEDGRQWELRSTVLYHPEAKRHGFQYVDWLFEGEDILAVSRTAWDDASGGAPNQHDANFLTFHRIRDFRSLNPENDSEIFSTNGDSSKSICI